The following proteins are encoded in a genomic region of Rattus rattus isolate New Zealand chromosome 2, Rrattus_CSIRO_v1, whole genome shotgun sequence:
- the LOC116894149 gene encoding olfactory receptor 2AG1-like, which produces MESWNTTLGSTFILVGILDDSGSPELLCAVITALYMLALASNGLLLLVINMDGQLHIPMYHLLGQLSLIDFFFTSIITPKAVMDFLLKDNTISLEGCALQMFLALTLGGAEDLLLAFMAYDRYVAICHPLNYMVFMRPNICWLGVATSWILGFLSALGHTIHTMQYPFCKSRKIRHLFCEIPPLLKLACADTSKYELMVYVTGVAFLIPPLATILTSYILILFTVLNKPSNEGRKKALVTCSSHLTVVSLYYGALTVMYILPSSYLSPKQENILSVFYTVVTPALNPLIYSLRNKEVTGALRRVLGKWFLPTRSTF; this is translated from the coding sequence ATGGAGTCATGGAACACCACATTGGGAAGTACCTTCATCTTGGTGGGAATTCTGGATGATAGTGGCTCTCCTGAACTGCTCTGTGCTGTAATCACAGCCCTGTACATGTTGGCTTTGGCCAGCAATGGGCTGCTGCTCCTGGTCATCAACATGGATGGACAGCTCCACATACCCATGTACCATCTGCTTGGGCAGCTGTCTCTCATAGACTTCTTTTTCACATCGATTATTACTCCCAAGGCTGTCATGGATTTTCTGCTCAAAGACAACACCATCTCATTAGAGGGTTGTGCCCTGCAGATGTTCCTGGCACTGACACTTGGTGGTGCAGAAGACctccttctggccttcatggcctATGACAGATATGTGGCCATTTGTCATCCTCTGAACTATATGGTTTTCATGAGGCCAAACATCTGCTGGCTTGGAGTAGCCACATCATGGATCCTAGGATTCCTGAGTGCTCTAGGACATACCATCCACACAATGCAATATCCCTTCTGCAAATCCCGGAAGATCAGACATCTATTTTGTGAGATCCCTCCATTGCTGAAGCTGGCTTGTGCAGACACCTCAAAATATGAACTCATGGTTTATGTGACTGGTGTGGCCTTCCTAATTCCCCCACTTGCTACAATCCTGACTTCTTACATATTAATTCTTTTCACAGTGCTCAATAAGCCttcaaatgaaggaaggaagaaagccctTGTCACCTGTTCTTCCCACTTAACAGTAGTTAGTCTGTACTATGGGGCTCTTACAGTTATGTACATCCTACCCAGTTCCTATCTTAGTCCCAAACAAGAGAAcatcctttctgttttctacaCTGTCGTGACCCCAGCTCTAAACCCTCTCATTTACAGTCTGCGGAATAAGGAAGTCACTGGGGCCTTGAGGAGGGTCTTGGGTAAGTGGTTTCTGCCTACACGGTCTACATTTTAG